Proteins encoded in a region of the Trichosurus vulpecula isolate mTriVul1 chromosome 9, mTriVul1.pri, whole genome shotgun sequence genome:
- the LOC118831343 gene encoding zinc finger protein 75A-like isoform X3, which yields MYFSQEEWQLLGSIQKDLYKDVMQETYNNMISVALFMIPKPELISCLEQEEEPCVTNSKESNEIPKDSNTEMTDFPIYPNEAEATNEKEKPKAVHPIPLEVQAPDSTLSIFKKTDEEVLQRAELKEVYEKQLGEETPQQNLPVGRWKKFASGEESLQKLMKGEKEVYTGEKPFKCHICGKSFRVSSELIKHQRVHTEERPYKCQECDKRFRWSSDLNKHLMTHRGIKPHRCSWCGKSFSQNTNLLSHQRTHTGEKPFKCHECGKKFSRNSYLIKHQTTHTALFMIPKRELISCLEQEEEPCVTNSKESNEIPKESNTEMTDFPIYPNEAEATNEKEKPKAVHPIPLEVQAPDSTLSIFKKTDEEVLQRAELKEVYEKQLGEGKPKQNLPVGRWKKFASGEESLQKLMEVHKKACTGEKPFKCLICGKSFKVSSELIKHQRVHTEERPYKCQECDKRFRWSSDLNKHLMTHRGIKPHRCSWCGKSFSKNTNLLTHQRTHTGEKPFKCHECGKSFSQNSHLIMHQTTHTGEQPHKCSMCGKNFSRRSSLLRHQKLHREKEIVSVLVLKESSKWS from the exons CTCTCTTTATGATTCCCAAACCTGAATTGATATCCTGtttggagcaagaggaagagcCATGTGTCACAAATTCTAAGGAATCCAATGAGATCCCAAAAGATTCTAATACAG aAATGACtgattttcctatttatcctaatGAGGCTGAGGccacaaatgagaaagaaaagcctAAGGCAGTACATCCTATTCCCTTAGAAGTACAAGCACCAGATAGTACTTTATCTATATTTAAAAAGACTGATGAAGAAGttctccagagggcagaactgaaaGAAGTTTATGAAAAGCAGCTTGGAGAAGAAACGCCACAGCAAAATTTACCTGTGGGAAGATGGAAAAAATTTGCTTCTGGGGAAGAAAGTCTACAAAAACTCatgaagggggagaaggaagtcTACACAGGAGAAAAACCTTTCAAATGTCATATATGTGGAAAAAGCTTCAGAGTTAGCTCTGAGCTTATTAAGCACCAGAGAGTCCACACTGAAGAAAGACCGTATAAATGTCAAGAATGTGATAAACGATTCCGATGGAGCTCAGatcttaataaacacttgatgaCACATCGAGGAATTAAGCCACATAGATGCTCCTGgtgtgggaaaagcttcagtCAAAACACAAACCTTCTCAGTCACCAAAGAACacacacaggagagaaaccctttAAGTGTcatgaatgtggaaaaaaattcAGTCGAAACTCCTATCTCATTAAGCACCAAACAACCCATACAG CTCTCTTTATGATTCCCAAACGTGAACTGATATCCTGtttggagcaagaggaagagcCATGTGTCACAAATTCTAAGGAATCCAATGAGATCCCAAAAGAGTCTAATACAG aAATGACtgattttcctatttatcctaatGAGGCTGAGGccacaaatgagaaagaaaagcctAAGGCAGTACATCCTATTCCCTTAGAAGTACAAGCACCAGATAGTACTTTATCTATATTTAAAAAGACTGATGAGGAAGttctccagagggcagaattgaAAGAAGTTTATGAAAAGCAGCTTGGGGAAGGAAAGCCAAAACAAAATTTACCTGTGGGAAGATGGAAAAAATTTGCTTCTGGGGAAGAAAGTCTACAAAAACTCATGGAGGTCCACAAGAAAGCCTGCACAGGAGAAAAACCTTTCAAATGTCTTATATGTGGAAAAAGCTTCAAAGTTAGCTCTGAGCTTATTAAGCACCAGAGAGTCCACACTGAAGAAAGACCGTATAAATGTCAAGAATGTGATAAACGATTCCGATGGAGCTCAGatcttaataaacacttgatgaCACATCGAGGAATTAAGCCACATAGATGCTCCTGgtgtgggaaaagcttcagtAAAAACACAAACCTTCTTACTCACCAAAGAACacacacaggagagaaaccttttaaGTGTCATGAATGTGGAAAAAGCTTCAGTCAGAATTCCCATCTCATTATGCACCAAACAACCCATACAGGTGAGCAACCTCATAAGTGTAGCATGTGTGGGAAGAACTTCAGTAGGCGTTCAAGCCTTCTAAGACACCAGAAACTccacagagaaaaggaaatagtcaGTGTCCTAGTTCTGAAGGAAAGTTCCAAGTGGAGCTAA
- the LOC118831124 gene encoding translation initiation factor IF-2-like yields the protein MFSTSQNASAAVGELSSVLTPADSFGNYNSQGAVRLSLSAPRPKTTTAVLALAGSGLQSVSTPPLPLRPRPPQPQSAQGKRPGRAPGDGPGPLRPRPVTAGGLSRCHRSQLPLRAAAVMKPPEGDASGRGRGRGRAPLTPGAASSGPNEGAGGELPVLEPKRYLAILPDPAEEALGTGPRPWVQVRGEDAALTQFVWKQCTLRAKRLRGSESQRPGSRFHL from the exons ATGTTCTCG ACCTCTCAGAACGCCTCAGCCGCGGTGGGGGAACTCTCCAGTGTTCTGACACCTGCCGACAGCTTCGGGAACTACAACTCCCAGGGGGCTGTGCGACTCAGCCTCAGTGCGCCCCGGCCCAAGACAACCACCG CAGTCCTCGCGCTTGCCGGCTCTGGGCTTCAGTCTGTCTCCACGCCGCCCCTCCCCCTCAGGCCCCGCCCCCCCCAGCCCCAGTCCGCCCAAGGAAAACGGCCCGGGAGGGCGCCGGGGGACGGACCCGGCCCGCTCCGTCCGCGGCCAGTCACCGCCGGCGGCCTCTCCCGGTGCCACCGGTCACAGCTTCCTCTCAGGGCGGCGGCAGTGATGAAGCCCCCGGAGGGGGACGCCTCGGGGCGAGGACGGGGACGCGGGAGGGCCCCGCTGACCCCCGGAGCTGCGTCCTCAGGCCCGAACGAAGGCGCAGGTGGTGAGCTGCCGGTGCTGGAGCCAAAGCGGTACCTGGCCATCCTCCCCGACCCCGCTGAGGAAGCCCTGGGGACCGGACCGAGGCCGTGG GTACAAGTCCGTGGAGAAGATGCTGCTCTGACTCAGTTTGTATGGAAGCAGTGCACACTACGGGCTAAAAGGCTACGGGGTTCGGAGTCCCAAAGACCTGGGTCCAGATTCCACCTCTGA